CTGAGCTACGGGCCCTTCATCTACCATTAGTGGTGGGTTTATAAGGTTTTACCTTAAGCTTAACATACTAAAGGTTAAAAACCCAACGCAAAGTCACTTGCCTGTGAGGCTAATTGTTGTTGCCGTTCCTGGTGCTGGTAAGTCTACTATACTTGGGATTGTTAAGGGTAAATTACCTGATGTAACCGTGGTCAACTACGGTGACTACATGTTCGACGTTGCTAAGAGACGCTATGGGATAACGCATAGGGATGAGATGAGGAGGAAGCTTCCCCTTGGTGAGTATAGGAGGGTTCAGGAAATAGCCGCTGAGGAAATCGCTAAGCTACCTGGTGATGTCCTAATTGATACTCATGCAGCAATCAGGATGAGCGGGGGTTTTTACCCTGGCTTACCCAGTAGGATTGTTGAAAGGCTAATGCCAGATGCAATAATAGTACTTGAGTTCAACCCAATGGACATTATTCAGAGGAGGATGAAGGATGAGACCCTTAGGATGAGGGAAAAGGAAACCCCGCAGGAGATTGAGCTGCATCAATTGGCCAATAGGCACTACGCCTTCGCAGCTGCTAATGAGGCGGAGTGCCCAGTCTACATACTTGATTTCCACAATAAGGTTCAGGAAAAGCCGTTTCAACACGCTGAGGAGGCTGCAGAATTCATAGTTAACTTATTAATTAAGAATAGGCAAAGCAACTTAAGTATGCTGTAGCCTTAGCCAGGTGTTGAATCATAAATGATACACTAATAAAACACCAGTAAGGTTAACTTAACGTGCCGATTAACGAAAGGAAGCTAGCTATAGTTTCAGGTATAGTGCTTGGTGAGGATTCTGAAACTGGGATTAACGTTAGGTTAAGTGAACTAAGGCAAGTACTGTCCAGAAGGATCAATAACCCAGATGCAGTCATAGGGAAGCTTACGGAGGAGGGGGTGTTTAAAATGGAGAAGGTTGGGGGTGGTTTCAGGGTTATTATACAATACACGCCCGAGGTGAAGGGTATATATGGTAGCGTCGTTGAGTCAATCATCACCTTCGATGATTTTATTAAGGAATTGAACAATGCCATAATGAAGCATGCCAACCCAGCAACAGGCTATGCTGACCTTGGTGTTGTTATGAAGTACGTGTGCAGTAGGCTGGGTATAGGGGAATTGAATTTCGATCAATTATTCCTTAAGGCAATTAGAATTAATGGAAGAAAGTACGTACTGAGTTATGGTGGTTCACATAGGGTTAAGGTTGGTTCAGGGTACTATGGTTTAGTTAAGGTGATACCATGATGCAGAGTAGGCTATTAGCAACACCTGAGAGAGCTAATGTACTACTTGGGCCCTCCTGGAGGGCTGTGAAGGATAAGATAATGAACATGATTAATGATTACCAATTAATGGCATTAATAGGCAGGGCTGGGTCAGGTAAGACACATATGGTCCTGAACATATGCAGTGAACTTAGGAGGGAATGGTTATGCATGTACCTTGATGCCGCTCAATTAACCGATAAGAAGCTTGGTCAATTATTAAGCGTGGCTGTTAGGAATAACGAGGACTTCATTAAGGGTATCGTAAGGTTAGCGAAATCAAAGAGACTTAACAACACGTTATCCAGGTTCATTAAACTAAGCATTAGTGAACTTGAAGCCGCATCCCTCAATTACCCAGTGGACTTCCTAACAATGCTTCATGACTTAACCCTAGCCGTAGGTTTAAAGGGCTTAGTGCTGGCGATTGATGAGGGGGCCTTAAGCCAAGATGACCAGTCAATAGGGAGTTACATAACTGCCATACACACGTTAAGGAATATAATGCCCAGGTTAAGTGGCTTAAGGGTTATCTTAACAATGCTTCCCGATGTTGTTGACTACATTGCTAAAAACGATCCACCACTCTTCGAGATACTAAACATGGGTGTGGTTAATATGCCCGACTACTTAACTGAGGATGATTTAATAGAAATAGCAGACGTATATGACTTAAACGGTGAGTTACTTGGATTAATTAAGGCAAGTAACCTATCAATGAGGCAGGTCATATGTGTGGCTGAGTTGAAGGAACCACAGAGGTGTGGACTTCAGAGTGAGGTTGAGGTAACCATATCCTAATACTTTAAGTTAATTATAGGGAAGTATTTTACCTAATTCCCTTATAAGGTCTCTGGCCTAGACAGTATTAGGCATGCCATCAGTGTTGTCGGTGATTTCAACGGCGGTGGCTGGACAGGGGATTAAGGTTATTGTCAATAGGGATATACCTAAGGTAGAGGTTAATGGAATATCCTTCGGAGGCTACTCTACAGGTGACTTAGTTACATTACCAGTACCATTGGTTGAGAGACTTATTAGGCGTAGGTATGTTTCATTAACCCAGCAGGATTTAGTTACGATAGATGACGTTAGAAGGATCCACTGGACTGAGGGTAAGGAAACTGAGTTAACTAAACTTGATAAGTTATTCTACGTTAAGGCCAGGTTAAGTGCACTAAGTAATGGTCAGGGAAACTCAAGGGAATTAATGATTGCATTAAGGGATCTGGTCTCCATTAGGCTTAAGAAGGTGTTAAACATGATGAGCGTATCACCTTCAGGCTTACCTCAGGAAATAATGGATAAGTTAACAATTGAGGAGGAGCTGCTTGTTAAGGAGTTAACCAGGGTAATTAACCCATGGTTCAACATGGTGATTAGCAATGAGTAGCGAGGAGCTGCTTCAATTAAGTAGAGATGAGTTGGTTAATAGGGTTGAGAAGTTCCTAAGGCAGGTTGAGAAGTACGATG
This genomic stretch from Caldivirga sp. harbors:
- a CDS encoding DNA replication complex GINS family protein — encoded protein: MPSVLSVISTAVAGQGIKVIVNRDIPKVEVNGISFGGYSTGDLVTLPVPLVERLIRRRYVSLTQQDLVTIDDVRRIHWTEGKETELTKLDKLFYVKARLSALSNGQGNSRELMIALRDLVSIRLKKVLNMMSVSPSGLPQEIMDKLTIEEELLVKELTRVINPWFNMVISNE
- a CDS encoding adenylate kinase encodes the protein MRLIVVAVPGAGKSTILGIVKGKLPDVTVVNYGDYMFDVAKRRYGITHRDEMRRKLPLGEYRRVQEIAAEEIAKLPGDVLIDTHAAIRMSGGFYPGLPSRIVERLMPDAIIVLEFNPMDIIQRRMKDETLRMREKETPQEIELHQLANRHYAFAAANEAECPVYILDFHNKVQEKPFQHAEEAAEFIVNLLIKNRQSNLSML